The Candidatus Methylomirabilota bacterium genome includes a window with the following:
- a CDS encoding ABC transporter ATP-binding protein produces the protein MSLVETRGLTIRFGGLVALDGVDLRVAEGESVGIIGPNGSGKTTLFNALTGLYRVAAGTILLGGENVGDLPPHRIARLGVARTFQSSRLCPNLSVFDNVLAGMVAARRTGLLDAVVRRGRVRVEMQEAIARAGHLLGLFNPELPARGWERVGQLPQIDRRRVEICRALATRPRLLLLDEPSAGMSPEETAELMKDLQIVRDEMPGLAVVIIEHDMFVIEGVSQRVIAFNYGRKIAEGSFAAVAGHPEVREAYLGRDTVRA, from the coding sequence GTGAGCCTGGTCGAGACGCGCGGCCTGACCATCCGCTTCGGAGGGCTCGTCGCGCTCGACGGCGTCGATCTGCGCGTCGCCGAGGGCGAGAGCGTGGGGATCATCGGGCCCAACGGGTCGGGCAAGACCACGCTGTTCAACGCCCTCACCGGGCTGTACCGGGTCGCGGCGGGAACGATCCTCCTCGGCGGCGAGAACGTCGGCGACCTCCCGCCGCACCGTATCGCGCGCCTCGGGGTGGCGCGGACGTTTCAGTCGAGCCGGCTCTGCCCGAACCTCTCGGTCTTCGACAACGTCCTCGCCGGCATGGTCGCGGCGCGGCGCACGGGGCTCCTCGACGCCGTCGTGCGGCGCGGGCGGGTGCGCGTCGAGATGCAGGAGGCGATCGCTCGGGCCGGCCATCTCCTGGGGTTGTTCAATCCCGAGCTGCCGGCCCGCGGGTGGGAACGGGTCGGCCAGCTGCCCCAGATCGACCGGCGCCGCGTGGAGATCTGCCGCGCTCTGGCGACGCGGCCGCGGCTCCTCCTGCTCGACGAGCCCTCGGCCGGCATGAGCCCCGAGGAGACGGCGGAGCTGATGAAGGACCTCCAGATCGTCCGCGACGAGATGCCGGGGCTGGCGGTGGTCATCATCGAGCACGACATGTTCGTGATCGAGGGCGTGAGCCAGCGCGTGATCGCCTTCAACTACGGACGGAAGATCGCCGAGGGGTCCTTCGCGGCGGTGGCCGGGCACCCGGAGGTGCGCGAGGCGTACCTCGGACGGGACACCGTCCGTGCTTGA
- a CDS encoding branched-chain amino acid ABC transporter permease, producing MILVWAAEAVVLVLVILGILAESPLALAGTAAAGLAALVLVRALPRLRAALAGAFAGHPTAALAGGAVCALALPFALRTSPYWTFVATLALLYVVIGQGLNLQIGTAGLINLAGAAFAGLGAYTVGLLTVSAGWPAWLAFLAGPVVAVVVGTLLFVPILTTRGHYLALVTIAFVFIFNVLMNNLEFTGGPQGIKNIPTLRLFGYSFTTAPTVLGIALPAHANFYFAAVALAAFATGVIRRLHDSWLGVALNTLRDDEIAAKCCGISIARAKLTAFCVGNFFIGLGGAFYAVMVGFVSPPDFDFGYSLIMLSVIIIGGVDSIPGVVLGACLLVPLPERFRFLHEYRLLLYGVVILVMLLYRPQGLWPAAVRRYR from the coding sequence GTGATCCTGGTCTGGGCGGCGGAGGCCGTGGTGCTCGTGCTGGTCATCCTCGGCATCCTGGCGGAGTCGCCGCTGGCGCTGGCGGGCACCGCGGCGGCCGGGCTGGCCGCCCTCGTGCTGGTGCGCGCGCTGCCGCGGCTGCGCGCGGCGCTGGCCGGCGCCTTCGCCGGGCACCCGACGGCCGCCCTCGCCGGCGGCGCCGTGTGCGCGCTCGCGCTGCCGTTCGCGCTGCGGACGAGCCCCTACTGGACGTTCGTCGCCACCCTGGCCCTGCTCTACGTCGTCATCGGGCAGGGCCTGAATCTGCAGATCGGCACGGCGGGCCTGATCAACCTCGCCGGCGCCGCCTTCGCGGGCCTCGGCGCCTACACGGTCGGCCTGCTCACCGTGTCGGCCGGCTGGCCGGCGTGGCTGGCCTTCCTCGCCGGCCCGGTCGTGGCGGTCGTCGTCGGCACCCTGCTCTTCGTGCCGATCCTGACCACGCGGGGGCACTACCTGGCGCTGGTGACCATCGCGTTCGTCTTCATCTTCAACGTCCTCATGAACAACCTCGAGTTCACGGGCGGCCCCCAGGGCATCAAGAACATCCCCACCCTGCGCCTGTTCGGGTACTCGTTCACCACGGCGCCGACGGTCCTGGGCATCGCCCTGCCGGCCCACGCCAACTTCTACTTCGCCGCTGTGGCCCTGGCCGCGTTCGCCACGGGCGTCATCCGCCGGCTCCACGACTCGTGGCTCGGGGTAGCGCTCAACACGCTCCGCGACGACGAGATCGCCGCGAAGTGCTGCGGCATCTCGATCGCCCGCGCGAAGCTCACCGCGTTCTGCGTCGGGAACTTCTTCATCGGGCTCGGCGGCGCCTTCTACGCGGTCATGGTCGGGTTCGTATCGCCCCCGGATTTCGACTTCGGGTACTCGTTGATCATGCTGAGCGTGATCATCATCGGTGGCGTCGACTCCATCCCCGGCGTCGTCCTCGGCGCCTGCCTGCTGGTGCCGCTGCCGGAGCGCTTCCGCTTTCTCCACGAATACCGGTTGCTCCTCTACGGGGTGGTCATCCTGGTCATGCTGCTCTACCGGCCCCAGGGTCTGTGGCCGGCCGCCGTGCGGCGCTACCGGTGA